A single genomic interval of Brevibacillus brevis harbors:
- a CDS encoding lipase/acyltransferase domain-containing protein, with protein MGNTVEQGWAKEREIFVEEVWAWIDEGEVRFQAQLSGTPDKVELSVKQDSDSKTRSFHEESQISLAVMPMDDSPIQITMFIDDSEEALRSWELSLPEHIEPTVDKIKIKKAPWNEMAADQEEPLELIEREIEDQNEAPSEEAEQEQDATDEELSRLAEEFYGHFSGENKPGEAELRNREARFEVEPNDTLGSKSDWLFDGKDSHGKISSKDDVDFWKIRGTTNGQMNISLTDIRANEDYDLYVYDEEEQELARSEQHGNEPELIEGLALEKDKWYYIKVVGKRGSYSKDYYYRLRADFSPDQGGGKADEYEPNDTMEAAYELDAYNRNIVGNLHSKTDVDFYSLSFTLSSTVEVSLKDIPTGMDMDVFLLDEAGKVVARSEKAKNSDEHIIFNAYPGTYKVKVMASKRSGFTANSYSLYIGDRTIPVILIPGVGGSRLEVEQNGKRSEIWLGLGDSLIGINDPKHRRLLSLEPIKPNSVDVQPVVRDVTIHPEKDDFYAIEYLSYAPFLKELTEQYYSMVKELEKAGYKKHRTLFALPYDWRYSSTKNAKLLKEEIDAALKASGANQVHLVAHSMGGLLVKETLLSNVSYQRKVNRVVYMGTPFLGSPRAYQALKHGYNFSIPWLDEETGKVISSYAPAVYELLPSRKYFETVGFLKKSNIQYYTYDEFLKDKNIRLDYAPLVRHGGKMHEKWDNKTINVPQYSIVGTGQVTLLGYFYDSFYDEWSPILDPGVGDGTVPYMSANYAQKDMKKRYYMKGEHAKLPTIPEVIDQVTRLLQGDEELQSGLRNAPDQNADYLYYIIAQDDKSFPEVTINKSGETFTLDANKKEVREDLSIEYHDRIVVIHVRDGEDLEFQPPVAVEGEASARFLIKRFSSDDSERYKETGRHYVLDERGLAEVEESTDPNVQ; from the coding sequence CTTTTCACGAGGAGTCTCAGATTTCCCTCGCTGTAATGCCTATGGATGATAGTCCTATCCAGATAACGATGTTCATCGATGATTCAGAAGAGGCCTTACGTAGCTGGGAGCTATCGTTGCCTGAACACATCGAGCCGACTGTAGATAAAATAAAAATCAAAAAGGCGCCCTGGAATGAAATGGCTGCCGATCAGGAAGAACCGCTAGAGTTGATCGAACGAGAGATCGAAGACCAAAACGAAGCTCCATCAGAAGAGGCAGAGCAAGAACAGGATGCCACCGACGAAGAGCTTTCGCGGCTGGCAGAGGAATTTTATGGGCATTTTTCAGGCGAGAATAAGCCAGGAGAAGCAGAACTGCGCAATAGAGAAGCTCGCTTTGAGGTAGAACCGAATGACACCTTGGGCAGCAAATCGGACTGGCTATTTGACGGAAAGGACAGCCATGGAAAGATTAGCAGTAAAGATGATGTGGATTTTTGGAAAATCAGAGGAACAACAAATGGTCAGATGAATATATCCCTCACAGATATTCGGGCAAACGAAGATTACGATTTGTATGTGTACGATGAGGAGGAGCAGGAGCTCGCTCGTTCAGAGCAGCATGGAAATGAGCCTGAGCTAATCGAGGGACTGGCACTGGAAAAAGACAAATGGTACTACATCAAGGTCGTTGGAAAGCGGGGCTCGTATTCGAAAGATTACTACTACCGCCTTCGAGCTGATTTTTCCCCGGATCAAGGAGGAGGCAAGGCAGATGAATACGAGCCGAATGACACAATGGAAGCAGCCTACGAGCTGGATGCGTATAACCGAAATATCGTAGGAAATCTTCATTCAAAGACGGATGTGGATTTTTACAGCTTATCCTTTACGCTCTCCTCCACTGTGGAGGTCTCTCTCAAGGATATCCCTACTGGAATGGATATGGATGTATTTCTGCTCGACGAGGCTGGAAAAGTAGTCGCCAGATCCGAGAAAGCGAAGAACTCGGATGAACATATTATTTTCAATGCCTATCCTGGAACCTACAAAGTCAAGGTCATGGCCAGCAAACGCTCGGGATTTACCGCTAACTCGTACAGTCTTTATATAGGAGACAGAACGATCCCAGTTATCTTAATCCCGGGAGTAGGTGGATCGCGACTCGAAGTAGAGCAGAATGGAAAGAGATCAGAAATATGGTTGGGACTTGGCGATAGTCTCATTGGTATTAATGATCCCAAACACCGCAGGCTACTTTCTCTGGAGCCAATCAAGCCAAATAGTGTAGATGTACAGCCAGTCGTCCGTGATGTGACGATCCACCCGGAAAAAGACGATTTTTACGCCATCGAGTATCTTTCCTATGCACCGTTTTTAAAAGAACTTACCGAACAGTATTACAGCATGGTAAAGGAACTGGAGAAGGCGGGATACAAAAAGCACCGTACCTTGTTTGCACTGCCGTACGATTGGCGGTACAGCAGCACCAAAAATGCCAAACTTCTAAAAGAAGAAATCGACGCTGCACTGAAGGCAAGTGGGGCAAATCAGGTGCATTTGGTGGCACATAGCATGGGTGGGCTCTTGGTAAAAGAAACACTTCTATCCAATGTGTCCTACCAGCGTAAAGTGAATCGTGTCGTGTATATGGGCACACCCTTCCTTGGCTCTCCACGGGCATATCAGGCTCTTAAGCACGGATACAATTTTTCGATCCCTTGGCTGGATGAGGAAACAGGGAAAGTGATTTCCTCTTATGCACCTGCCGTCTACGAGCTGCTACCATCTAGAAAATACTTTGAAACGGTTGGCTTCCTGAAAAAGAGTAATATTCAGTACTACACCTACGACGAATTTTTAAAGGACAAAAATATTCGCCTCGACTATGCGCCGCTTGTCAGGCATGGCGGCAAGATGCATGAAAAGTGGGATAACAAAACGATCAATGTTCCACAGTATTCCATCGTAGGTACAGGTCAAGTAACACTGCTCGGCTACTTTTATGATTCTTTTTATGACGAATGGTCCCCGATTCTCGATCCTGGCGTTGGGGACGGTACCGTTCCGTATATGAGTGCCAATTACGCCCAGAAGGATATGAAAAAACGATACTACATGAAAGGCGAGCACGCCAAGCTGCCGACCATACCAGAAGTCATCGACCAAGTAACGCGATTGCTACAGGGAGATGAGGAATTACAATCAGGATTACGCAATGCTCCGGACCAAAATGCTGACTACCTGTATTACATCATTGCACAAGATGACAAAAGCTTTCCTGAAGTAACGATAAACAAATCCGGAGAGACCTTTACACTCGACGCCAATAAAAAAGAAGTACGGGAAGACCTGTCTATTGAATATCATGATCGCATCGTTGTCATCCATGTTCGAGATGGTGAAGACCTGGAATTCCAGCCTCCTGTAGCAGTAGAGGGAGAAGCGTCAGCGCGCTTTCTGATCAAGCGTTTCTCGTCAGATGATTCGGAGCGTTACAAAGAAACAGGCAGACATTACGTGCTCGATGAGCGTGGACTGGCAGAGGTAGAAGAATCTACGGATCCCAATGTTCAGTAG